A stretch of DNA from Solea solea chromosome 20, fSolSol10.1, whole genome shotgun sequence:
GTATATTAATTTCACAGTGTCTCTCAGTCACTTCGTTTCCcttctcatcttcctcctcttggGTGGTATCGTACTGCCAAGGTCAGACTAATCAACCCAAACTAACCTCTGGAAGTAGAAAGAGAAAGGCAGGAAGAGGTATTTATGGCACCACAGCTAATAATAGACATAAGGGTCCATCTGCAGAATTGATTTACATGGGTCTGTCTGTGTTGGTGCttccgtgtctgtgtgtcatttcactcctttttttgacatgaaatgCATGTTTTACTTCTTACACACAGTGTTACATTAATGTGTATAAGGAAGTCATGTAATGTGATTGTAGAAGTGTGTATTTCTTAAAACAATTTTTACATGAAACGACAGGAACTATGTCTCTAACAGTGCTTTTATATATTAAAGCTTGTGCTATTGTTCCTATACATTCTTACAAAGTGAGATTCGCTGGATGTTAAAGTGGCAAATGACagactgtttattttctctgtgtgcaCGTGAGCCCTgagagcagatttttttttttttttttacaacttcttAAGGACacaaagggaaaataaacagctgctgttactAGGGTTTATAATGAATACATGGTGtctatttttatgatttaaagGAGAAGTAGCAGGTCCTGACACACACCATATGCACGTGCAAGATGGCCAAGATTACATATGGACCATGTGCATGTGGTAATTCAGAAAACTAACTTCCTTAATTGTTTGGACTGGAGTAGGATTAAAGGTCAAGGATGGGCTAGTgtgataaatactgtatatgcatagGTTTGAGGCAGTTTGGTGGATTTCAGTTTAACGTTGCAGTCACATTTTGCTCCTCTGACCTATATGTATATCACTAGTGTACCTTTTATTTTAGCTAAAATATTTCTAACACTCTTTAGATCCATGAAATCTGTACTTGTATTCAAGATGATGGACTGTTTAATTTAAGTCGCCCTCTAATGACATAATTCGCTTTATCTCGGCTATTGGGAAATGACGCTGGAGGTTTTACAtaactgttgtgtttatttgtcaccAATAGTTCATGATTACTCACGCCACCAAAGCTCTCCcggacaacaattcccatggaACCACGTGCTTGGCGacgtcatcaaactaggtcttctGTTATGGTTCTGACTGAAAGACCTCTGGTGGCAGAAATGATATACTGTCCGTTTAAagtgaacaaaaacataaatgtaacTTTATCCTTATTATTCCACGAGCGTGTCGGTGGTTGTTTATACTCTTCGTATGCTGAAGCTCTGATATGTCACCTTTGTCATGTGCTTGACAGACTGCTGTGCAAGGATCAGCAGCTTAAGATGAGAAAATGAAATCTCACTCCAAGTGCATACCTTTCATGTTAGAGGATTAGAGCAAATTAAACGGGTACACGTGATGGGATTTCATTTCACGTTATCAGATCTCTACACCATATAGCCGTCATACCATACATGTTGTTTAGGAGTGGATAGTGACACtttgttgacttttttgtgtttttatagaaTCTGTCACATTGGTGCCAAAGCACAGGCCATCTGTTGATAGTAGAGACACTCGTAATGACAAGAGTTTATTCTCTCCGTAAACATCCATCTGTAGCCagccagctgtctgtctgtgtgtatttgatcCACTTCCGCAACAATCCAACCTCTTGTTTTGCTACCGTGTCATTTCACCTCAGCAAGCATTGCTCTGTCATTGAGTTCATATGATTACGTGTTACAGCTGAGCTTATATCACCACGAATGACTtgagaacaaatattttttgtttgagtATTCGACAACCACATCCTGTTAAGAACTGATAAGGTAAGACTTAAATAATCCGCAGGAGGAAATTGGGTAGTTTTAGCAGGAGATAATCAAAGTTAATGATGGAAAAGTTcttcaaaataacaacaaagcaaaaacaatgcaatttaGTATTGAGTATTGGTAAAATTACGAAATGTTCATCACTGGCTCTGCATCAATACAGTGCGTTTGTGTTCCCATAGGGAAATTAGTTGTCAATGATTTGCTTTACAAGTCGGTGGTTATTTGTTTACTTTAATACCGAAGTATGTAACATTAATTGCCTGCGTAACATTGTGCACTGCGTCTTTATATTAATGCATTTTAAGTGCTAATAACAAAAAGAGAAGCCCGCAGACAGTTCAGTTAATTCCTGAATATTAAGTGTGAAGAACCTTATATTCTACAGATAACttgttttttaatgcttttccAGCCTTTTGACTTATTACTTATTGTGTAATGTGTTTAGAAGAGGTTAAGGAATGgcagatttaataaaaaaagaaaatggctttTAGTACTTAATATTCTATTAAGCGTGACACTTTGTCTGCTAAAACAGAGCCCTGTTTATTTATCAGTTAGAAATAAATGATTTGATAATACAGTATTATCACAATGATGATAAACTGCACACTTAATCCGGAGTAGATGACACgttattgtgttttaatctcAGTTATTGtgcaaagtgtttttgtttaatgattgCAGTATTGTAGTTTTGTAGTTAGCTGAACTGAATGTAGCATTCAGCTCCAGATAATTAAATTTGTAGACCTGCCGATCATATTGTTATATTACAGTATGGGGAAATGACTTCTTACAACACAAGTCAAGATTGTTACCAGTAAACAATGATTATCTCCCAACCACATTTTTCTCCAGTGTTTTCAATGTGTGCTGCACCAAGCTCATCAATTATTCACTGTTATGAtaactctgtgttttattgaatttatcaagcacattttgtgtaataaCTCCTCAGCCACCTCTGTTTGTTTggacacaatgtttttttgtttttgttttcatgctgcCTGGATGATTAAAGTATATTTAgcatgtaggtaggtaggttagaGTGTCACTGTTAAGAAACAGCAGAGTGCTGACTCTCCCATAGATTATTTGACCCTTTTTGTCAGTGCATTGGTCAGTCCTCAGTTGAGCCACGCCCCTCCACAAAGATGGGTGGGTCAGTTGCTAGGCTCGTCAGTATAAAGCTGGACGCCGGGGCTCGTGTAGTAAACACTTCACACATGCTCAcatagagagaaagaggaactTGGTCCTCCTGCTGCACCGAAACCCAACTCTCCAGCATACACCTGTCAAAATCTGAAATGGCTGCGTTCGTGTCGGTGAGTCTTCCATCGCATCAGCATTCACAACTGTCAACGGCTTGGCTCAGACCTGCTGATCCCTGCAGTGGTGGTCTGCTTAGACCCGTTTTAACCTTGTTCACCTCGTTATAGCTTGTGTTGTTGACGGTGCTTGGGAGGAATGTATAGGGAGAGTTTTTATTCAATACTCAGCAGCACTTAACAAGTTGCACAGCATTTTCTACAGGGAGGAAAGTTGAATATCATGAGCCTCATTATTTACTTGAGTAAAAAACGAGAACAAAACGTTGAATTTGTTTTATAGTCTGAACCAGCTCCTTACCTAGATGATATGACTGTTTCCAAACTGTTACGGTaacttctgttttgtttgtttgtttgtttgtttgtttttggaggtGTTGTAAACACTCCCAAACATGACTTAACTGTGAAAAAACGGCTCAGGGAGTTGAACTGCAAATGCTGGCTGGTGGCTCCATACCCTGAATAGGTGAAATTGCATGGCAACAACACTGGCTTGACCTCTCATAAGCTAAAGTCAAAGTTTCCCCCTCCTGCTTTAACCAATCCAGTTAttaacaaacacaggaagatAAGATAATCTCAGGAATGTTTGGCAAGGCCATTAGGAAGAATCTCAGCTGTTAAGTGATTCATGTCCCACTATGAGTTCCTTCTGTATCTTGTGTTCCATTGTGAACTGTTCTTCAACTGGGAGATGGAGTTACACGTGCCTGGGAGTCTGTGCAGTAgtagaaagtgtgtgtgtgtgtgtgtccagataaTGGGTCGCGATACTAGATTTGAtggaaatgaatgagtgagtgacaaAACATTTACCTTCCTCTGTTTGATTTACAATAGTTACAAGTAGTTGCAATTACCTTTTAGAAAACAATGAATATTCTTGTGAAGTAGGGAGATACTTTAGATTCCACTCATGCAATATCTTTTTACAagttccttttctcttttttattccaGATGGCCACCTGCCACACTTGCAACAGGACATCCAGACACAAGGGAATGAACAGGGACTTTACAACTACTCTTCCTAGGAACCACAGCACCCCAGGAAGCGCTGTCAAACACAAGCCTCCAGGGTCGGCCAGCAGATCCAACAAGTCTACCCCAAAAACTCCCAGCAAAGACAAGACACCTGTTCATACACCAAGGTAAGTTATTTAAGTTCAGTTGTATTAATGTCTCCTCAGCTAAAATCTGAGATATAACCTTCCACGACTAAATTTGGTTGGTGTACCAATCATCCAAGAATGTGAGCTGTCAGACATGTTCACCTTTGAATGATTATGTTTCAAATATTCAGCATTAAGAGAACTGCAGCGTGCTGGCATCCATGCTTGCCAGATCATATACTTGTTGACAGTACCCTTAATTATTTCCAGTCAGCCAACAAAATATTGAGTTACTTCATCGTGCGTCCTTCCTcgctctctttctgtctcttttttcctccctcctcatctCTCTTATCCTCTCTCTCCAGGTCGTCCAGCTCCTCTAACACTCCTGTGTCAGGATCGTCTTCCACCAAGTCTGCCTCTAAACCTAAAAACTGGGTTGTTCAGCGCCTTAGCAAGATTCTCATGCGAGACGACAACAAGGGCAGCAAGAAGGGCGGCTTGAAagattttctttcttcactttgaGTGTCTTTCATTTTGAATTCCTAAGAAACAACGGGGTAAGACCCGTTTTGTAACTTGTTTATACCAAAGGCTGAGCGGGAACGAAGCGGAATAGCTTTGGTTTCTGAGCTGTTGTGTGAAGAGTTACAGTTTGTCCACCAACTATTGCTGGGTTGTTTGGAATGGCGCCTCTGGGATCCTCAATGCAGAAACTGGAAGCACTGGGAAGGCTATTTTGACTGTTGTTGGGGGTGACCACATCCGCCAGTGACCCTGTAAGAGGAGAGTGCTTTTTTGATCTAATTAAGCACATGCCTCCAGTAATGGCTAAAACAGAACAGTTAACCGATCTGTGAGGGCATTGGTGGCATGACAAGCTGGTTCGCATGCcaatatatttctttattttggaTATTTTTCCCTAAAGATTTTAATCATACATTTATATGATTGTTCTCTGTATTTGGTATTCATGTGACTTGAAGTTAAACCTcttgtatttacttttttactctCCAGAagacaggtgtgtttgtattttgttagCACTGGCTAAatgtgacagatttttttttaaatatgatttatatgcaaacaaatgatgttAACTCTGTGTAAGTCACCAATGGAGATATTTGTATTTTGGATTCACCAgttgttgtttacatttaataGGCACAGTTGCCTAAAACCTGAacacaaaataattaataacgacacactttttgattttgattcatttttttctgtttatttgtaaTTGTTTCTTTGAATATGTACTTGTGAATGGTTACTCTTCATTTTTTTAAGAGGAAAAATTTAAACATTGTCTGAATTTTGTACTGCCTTATTACTTACCTGTTGTTCATTGGCTGTTCAGTGCGTGTTTATATGCTGATATACCTCACATTTGTATTCCAACATCTTAAAtctgtgaaataaaatattttcagtCTGATAAACTTCTCTCTTGTCCTCCACATCTCATATTATATATCAGTAACTGTACTGATATAAATACCAACATATTCAGCTTCAGTTATTGGGGACATTTTAAGGAATCTTTCACTTCAACCTGACAGCTTTGCAATTGAGAAACTGGGTTTAAGatactgtaaaacaacaaaaagatattacatatgtatattaatgtaaaataacatatacaaaagttttatataattattattcaaatatgtttgtatgtatgtatatgtatatatatataaacatatatatatctatacatatataaaaaaataaatatatatatatatacagtatatatatatatatatatatatatatatgtatatataaataaataaataaatctaaaactttattattattt
This window harbors:
- the c20h18orf21 gene encoding UPF0711 protein C18orf21 homolog — protein: MNPLPSGTKDEFLFNASLLYKETCPELSRFLMQGPVSINGKQESSCLSLNTLVCPHCCQWLQPDNHRIRLRPKQRPSAQVKRILRRSAKGKRLTLMQKNLLRNFKRSPSVLMATCHTCNRTSRHKGMNRDFTTTLPRNHSTPGSAVKHKPPGSASRSNKSTPKTPSKDKTPVHTPRSSSSSNTPVSGSSSTKSASKPKNWVVQRLSKILMRDDNKGSKKGGLKDFLSSL